In Bacillus cereus ATCC 14579, a single window of DNA contains:
- the bfmBAA gene encoding 3-methyl-2-oxobutanoate dehydrogenase subunit alpha: MAEVKEKRHEELGLSDEQVLEMFRTMLLARKIDERMWLLNRAGKIPFVISCQGQEAAQVGAAFALDREKDYALPYYRDMGVALTFGMTAKELMLSAFAKAGDPNSGGRQMPGHFGQKKNRIVTGSSPVTTQVPHAVGIALAGKMEKKDLVTFVTFGEGSSNQGDFHEGANFAGVHKLPVIFMCENNKYAISIPVEKQLACKNVSDRAIGYGMPGYTIDGNDPLAVYKAVKEAADRGRRGEGPTLIETVSYRLTAHSSDDDDRVYRDKEEVEEAKKKDSIITFAAYLKEAGVLTEESEKQMLDEIMHIVNEATEYAENAPYAAPEDALKHVYAE, from the coding sequence ATGGCAGAAGTAAAAGAAAAGCGCCATGAAGAGCTTGGCTTAAGTGATGAGCAAGTATTAGAAATGTTCCGTACGATGTTACTTGCACGTAAAATCGACGAACGTATGTGGTTATTAAACCGTGCTGGTAAAATTCCATTCGTAATTTCTTGTCAAGGACAAGAGGCTGCACAAGTTGGAGCGGCGTTCGCTCTTGATAGAGAGAAAGATTATGCATTACCATACTACCGTGATATGGGTGTTGCACTAACATTTGGTATGACAGCTAAAGAGCTTATGTTGTCTGCTTTCGCGAAAGCTGGAGATCCAAACTCTGGTGGTCGTCAAATGCCTGGTCACTTCGGTCAAAAGAAAAATCGTATTGTTACAGGTTCATCTCCAGTAACAACGCAAGTACCACATGCAGTTGGTATTGCATTAGCTGGAAAAATGGAGAAGAAAGATTTAGTAACGTTCGTTACATTTGGAGAAGGTTCTTCAAACCAAGGTGACTTCCATGAAGGGGCAAACTTTGCTGGTGTACACAAACTACCTGTTATTTTTATGTGTGAAAATAACAAATATGCAATCTCTATTCCAGTTGAAAAACAATTAGCATGTAAAAACGTATCAGATCGTGCGATTGGTTACGGTATGCCTGGATATACAATAGACGGAAACGATCCGCTTGCAGTATATAAAGCTGTAAAAGAAGCAGCAGATCGCGGTCGTCGTGGTGAAGGCCCAACTTTAATTGAAACAGTATCATATCGTTTAACAGCACATTCTAGTGACGATGATGATCGTGTTTATCGTGATAAAGAAGAAGTAGAAGAAGCAAAGAAAAAAGATTCAATTATAACATTCGCGGCTTATTTAAAAGAAGCTGGTGTATTAACTGAGGAATCGGAAAAACAAATGTTAGACGAAATTATGCATATCGTAAATGAAGCAACAGAATATGCAGAAAATGCTCCGTATGCAGCACCTGAAGATGCATTGAAGCACGTATACGCAGAATAG
- the lpdA gene encoding dihydrolipoyl dehydrogenase, with protein sequence MAKEYDLVIVGGGTGGYVAAIRASQLGLKTALVEKENLGGTCLHKGCIPSKALLRSAEVYATAKKSEEFGVIASNVELNFAKVQERKEKIVTQLHKGVQHLMKQGKIDVFEGIGRILGPSIFSPMPGTISVELASGEENEMLIPKNVLIATGSRPNSLPGLELDGEYVMSSDHALKMETLPSSIIIVGGGVIGIEWASMLADFGVEVTVLEYAKTILPLEDQDVSKEMQRLFKKKGIKVVTGAKVLPETLVKDNGVTIQAEHNGENKEFKAEKMLVSVGRQANTQNIGLENTDIVVEKGYIQTNEFYQTKESHIYAIGDVIGGLQLAHVASHEGIAAVEHIAGKEVTPIDYSMVSKCVYSSPEVASVGLTEQEAKEKGYKLKVGKFSFRAIGKALVYGESDGFVKLVVDEETNDILGVHMIGPHVTDMISEAGLARVLDATPWEVAHTIHPHPSLSEAIGEAALAVDGRALHA encoded by the coding sequence ATGGCAAAAGAATATGATTTAGTCATCGTTGGCGGCGGTACTGGTGGATATGTTGCTGCAATTCGTGCATCACAACTAGGGTTAAAAACTGCACTAGTCGAAAAAGAAAATCTTGGTGGTACTTGTTTACACAAAGGATGTATTCCTAGTAAAGCTCTTTTACGTAGTGCGGAAGTATATGCAACTGCTAAAAAAAGCGAAGAGTTCGGAGTTATTGCAAGCAATGTAGAACTAAACTTTGCGAAAGTACAAGAGCGTAAAGAGAAGATAGTAACGCAGCTTCATAAAGGCGTTCAACATTTAATGAAACAAGGTAAAATTGATGTGTTTGAAGGTATTGGCCGTATTCTTGGCCCATCTATTTTCTCTCCGATGCCAGGGACAATTTCAGTTGAACTTGCAAGTGGAGAAGAGAATGAAATGTTAATTCCAAAAAATGTACTTATTGCAACAGGTTCTCGTCCAAATTCATTACCAGGTTTAGAATTAGACGGAGAGTACGTAATGTCTTCAGATCATGCTCTAAAAATGGAAACGCTTCCTAGTTCGATTATTATCGTTGGTGGCGGTGTAATCGGTATTGAGTGGGCATCTATGCTTGCTGACTTCGGTGTAGAAGTTACAGTATTAGAGTATGCGAAAACGATATTACCACTAGAAGATCAAGACGTTTCAAAAGAAATGCAACGTCTATTCAAGAAAAAAGGTATTAAAGTGGTAACTGGTGCAAAAGTATTACCAGAAACATTGGTAAAAGATAATGGAGTAACAATCCAAGCTGAACACAACGGTGAAAATAAAGAATTTAAAGCAGAAAAAATGCTTGTATCTGTAGGAAGACAAGCGAATACGCAAAATATTGGCTTAGAGAATACAGATATCGTTGTGGAAAAAGGATACATTCAAACAAATGAGTTTTATCAAACGAAAGAATCGCATATTTACGCAATTGGAGATGTAATCGGTGGCCTGCAACTCGCTCACGTTGCTTCTCACGAAGGAATTGCTGCAGTAGAACATATTGCAGGGAAAGAAGTTACACCAATCGATTACTCTATGGTATCAAAATGCGTATATAGCAGTCCGGAAGTTGCTTCTGTCGGTTTAACAGAACAAGAAGCGAAAGAAAAAGGCTATAAGTTAAAAGTAGGTAAGTTCTCATTCCGCGCAATCGGAAAAGCACTTGTATACGGAGAATCAGATGGTTTCGTAAAACTTGTAGTTGATGAAGAGACAAATGACATTCTTGGTGTTCATATGATTGGACCGCATGTAACAGATATGATTTCTGAAGCGGGTCTTGCAAGAGTACTTGATGCAACACCTTGGGAAGTAGCACATACAATTCATCCGCATCCATCATTATCTGAGGCGATTGGTGAAGCAGCACTTGCTGTAGATGGAAGAGCGTTACACGCATAA
- the buk gene encoding butyrate kinase: protein MSVNRILVINPGSTSTKIGVFDNERPVLEETIRHDVEQIGKYKRIIDQYEFRKETILEVLHSHGINISKLNAVCGRGGLLRPIEGGTYTVNDAMLEDLKNGFSGHHASNLGGILAYEIASGLNIPAFIVDPVVVDEMEPVARISGIAGMERKSIFHALNQKAVARKVAEQLNHKYEDLNLLVTHMGGGITVGAHKKGRVIDVNNGLNGEGPFSPERAGTVPVGQLVEMCFSGEYYRDEMIKKLVGQGGLVSLIGTNDAIKVEQMVEKGDPEATLIYKAMAYQVAKEIGGASAVLHGKIDAIVLTGGLAYSKILVDEIKERVDWIADVIVHPGEDELEALAEGALRVLREEEAPKEYVVREKETVARG, encoded by the coding sequence TTGTCTGTAAATCGAATTCTTGTTATTAACCCAGGTAGTACATCCACAAAAATTGGTGTTTTTGATAATGAAAGACCCGTTCTAGAAGAAACGATTCGTCATGACGTAGAACAGATTGGAAAATATAAGAGAATTATCGACCAATATGAGTTTCGAAAAGAAACGATTTTAGAAGTTCTACATTCTCATGGTATTAACATTTCAAAATTAAACGCTGTTTGTGGGCGTGGTGGATTACTTCGTCCAATCGAAGGCGGTACGTATACAGTAAACGATGCGATGTTAGAAGATTTGAAAAATGGCTTTAGCGGTCATCACGCTTCAAACCTTGGAGGCATTTTAGCATATGAAATTGCTTCTGGATTAAACATTCCTGCATTCATTGTAGATCCTGTCGTTGTAGATGAGATGGAGCCGGTTGCTCGTATAAGTGGCATTGCTGGTATGGAACGCAAAAGTATCTTCCATGCATTAAATCAAAAAGCAGTTGCTCGTAAAGTAGCTGAACAGTTAAATCACAAATACGAGGATTTAAATTTATTAGTTACACATATGGGTGGCGGTATTACAGTTGGTGCTCATAAAAAAGGAAGAGTAATCGATGTGAATAACGGTTTAAACGGAGAAGGACCATTTAGTCCAGAGCGCGCTGGTACAGTACCAGTAGGGCAACTAGTAGAAATGTGTTTCTCTGGTGAGTATTACCGTGATGAAATGATTAAAAAACTTGTCGGACAAGGTGGACTTGTAAGTTTAATCGGTACAAATGATGCGATTAAAGTAGAGCAAATGGTTGAAAAAGGTGATCCTGAAGCAACTCTTATTTATAAAGCAATGGCATATCAAGTTGCAAAAGAGATTGGCGGAGCTAGCGCTGTACTTCACGGGAAAATCGATGCAATCGTATTAACTGGTGGACTGGCATACAGTAAAATTCTTGTCGATGAAATAAAAGAGCGAGTGGACTGGATTGCAGATGTTATCGTACATCCAGGCGAAGATGAGTTAGAAGCGTTAGCAGAAGGAGCACTTCGTGTATTACGTGAAGAAGAAGCTCCAAAAGAATACGTTGTACGTGAAAAAGAAACGGTAGCTAGGGGTTGA
- a CDS encoding leucine dehydrogenase, giving the protein MTLEIFEYLEKYDYEQVVFCQDKESGLKAIIAIHDTTLGPALGGTRMWTYDSEEAAIEDALRLAKGMTYKNAAAGLNLGGAKTVIIGDPRKDKSEAMFRALGRYIQGLNGRYITAEDVGTTVDDMDIIHEETDFVTGISPSFGSSGNPSPVTAYGVYRGMKAAAKEAFGTDNLEGKVIAVQGVGNVAYHLCKHLHAEGAKLIVTDINKEAVQRAVEEFGASAVEPNEIYGVECDIYAPCALGATVNDETIPQLKAKVIAGSANNQLKEDRHGDIIHEMGIVYAPDYVINAGGVINVADELYGYNRERALKRVESIYDTIAKVIEISKRDGIATYVAADRLAEERIASLKNSRSTYLRNGHDIISRR; this is encoded by the coding sequence ATGACATTAGAAATCTTCGAATACTTAGAAAAATATGATTATGAGCAAGTAGTATTTTGTCAAGATAAAGAATCTGGTTTAAAAGCAATTATTGCAATTCATGATACAACACTTGGACCGGCTCTTGGTGGAACAAGAATGTGGACATATGATTCTGAAGAAGCGGCGATTGAAGATGCATTGCGTCTTGCAAAAGGGATGACATACAAAAACGCAGCAGCTGGTTTAAACTTAGGTGGTGCGAAAACAGTAATTATCGGTGATCCTCGTAAAGATAAGAGCGAAGCAATGTTCCGTGCACTAGGACGTTATATCCAAGGACTAAACGGACGTTACATTACAGCTGAAGATGTTGGTACAACAGTAGATGATATGGATATTATCCATGAAGAAACTGACTTTGTAACAGGTATCTCACCATCATTCGGTTCTTCTGGTAACCCATCTCCGGTAACTGCATACGGTGTTTACCGTGGTATGAAAGCAGCTGCAAAAGAAGCTTTCGGTACTGACAATTTAGAAGGAAAAGTAATTGCTGTTCAAGGCGTTGGTAACGTAGCATATCACCTATGCAAACATTTACACGCTGAAGGAGCAAAATTAATCGTTACAGATATTAATAAAGAAGCTGTACAACGTGCTGTAGAAGAATTCGGTGCATCAGCAGTTGAACCAAATGAAATTTACGGTGTTGAATGCGATATTTACGCACCATGTGCACTAGGCGCAACAGTTAATGATGAAACTATTCCACAACTTAAAGCAAAAGTAATCGCAGGTTCTGCAAATAACCAATTAAAAGAAGATCGTCATGGTGACATCATTCATGAAATGGGTATTGTATACGCACCAGATTATGTAATTAATGCAGGTGGCGTAATTAACGTAGCAGACGAATTATATGGATACAATAGAGAACGTGCACTAAAACGTGTTGAGTCTATTTATGACACGATTGCAAAAGTAATCGAAATTTCAAAACGCGATGGCATAGCAACTTATGTAGCGGCAGATCGTCTAGCTGAAGAGCGCATTGCAAGCTTGAAGAATTCTCGTAGCACTTACTTACGCAACGGTCACGATATTATTAGCCGTCGCTAA
- the yqiS gene encoding phosphate butyryltransferase — MKLEYLIDQAAGQPKKTVAVAVAEDHEVIEAVAKAIKLQLAQFRLYGNQEKIMGMLQEHGLQTSEHVEVIAAMSSAEAAELSVKAVRNGEADVLMKGNIPTANILKAVLNKEWGLRKGSVLSHVAAFEVPNYDRLIFVTDAAMNIAPDVTQKAAIIQNTVEVARAIGIDLPKVAPIAAVEVVNPAMQATIDAAMLTQMNRRGQIKDCIVDGPLALDNAVSQIAAEHKGIVSDVAGKADILLVPTIEAGNVLYKSLVYFADAKVGAMIAGAKAPIVLTSRADSAETKVYSLALAVATASK, encoded by the coding sequence ATGAAGTTAGAATACTTAATTGATCAAGCAGCAGGGCAGCCTAAAAAAACTGTAGCTGTAGCAGTAGCTGAAGATCATGAAGTAATTGAAGCTGTAGCGAAAGCAATTAAATTACAGTTAGCTCAATTTCGTCTATATGGAAATCAAGAAAAAATAATGGGGATGCTACAAGAACATGGTTTACAAACTTCAGAACATGTTGAAGTGATTGCAGCAATGTCTAGTGCAGAGGCTGCAGAACTTTCTGTTAAAGCTGTGAGAAATGGTGAAGCAGACGTGCTTATGAAGGGGAACATCCCAACAGCGAATATTTTGAAGGCTGTGTTAAACAAAGAGTGGGGCCTACGTAAAGGTAGCGTACTTTCACATGTAGCAGCATTTGAAGTTCCAAATTACGATCGTCTTATTTTCGTTACAGATGCAGCGATGAACATCGCACCTGATGTAACACAAAAAGCTGCTATTATACAAAATACTGTAGAAGTTGCCCGGGCAATAGGAATCGACTTGCCAAAAGTGGCACCAATTGCAGCAGTAGAAGTTGTGAATCCAGCGATGCAGGCGACAATTGATGCAGCGATGTTAACACAAATGAATCGCCGCGGACAAATTAAAGATTGTATCGTTGATGGACCACTTGCTTTAGATAATGCAGTATCACAAATTGCAGCAGAGCATAAAGGCATAGTAAGTGATGTAGCAGGTAAGGCAGATATTTTACTCGTCCCAACGATTGAAGCTGGAAATGTGCTATATAAATCACTCGTATACTTTGCGGATGCAAAAGTAGGAGCAATGATTGCTGGCGCAAAAGCACCGATTGTTTTAACATCTCGTGCTGATTCAGCAGAAACAAAAGTATATTCATTAGCATTGGCAGTTGCGACTGCTTCAAAATAA
- a CDS encoding sigma-54 interaction domain-containing protein — translation MKQKVLIVGAGEGGSALLNLLQSSNIFQIIGIIDINPLAKGLQIAKEYGIAIGESVTPFLSMHIDVIFDMTGEDDVHKVLLEKKKKDTLLIPGDIAKIVTGLAHEKEGLIGRLEEQTQQGELILNSTHDGMIVIDREGQVRLFNKSAERIIGYKKEEAIGKYILEVIPTSKLLRIIRTKQIEVNYELTLENGKKIITTRIPILKEGGEVQGAFAIFKDITEVVDLAEEVTDLKEIQTLLEAIINSSEEAISVVDEKGRGLVINPAYTKLTGLTEEDIIGKPATTDIVEGESMHMKVLRTRRAVRGIHMKIGQKKRDVIVNVAPVIVDGILKGSVGVIRDVSEIQKLTNGLNRARRIIRTLEAKYSFDDIVGNSDETTAAIEQAKLGANTPATVLLRGESGTGKELFAHAIHNGSNRKYNKFVRVNCAAISETLLESELFGYEEGAFSGAKRGGKRGFFEEANNGSIFLDEIGELSANTQAKLLRVLQEKEIVKVGGTKAIPINVRVIAATHVNLEKAILEGKFREDLYYRLNKIPIQIPSLRQRKGDIPTIADRLIQKINQDYGRNVEGLTDSAILYLQSYEWPGNVRELENILGRAIIFMNYNETYIDVHHLPPLHNEEQVESKQSHLLPELEEKPLEHLVTEFEGNIIHEYLERFDGNKTQTAKALGISVRNLYYKLEKYDHAKNSMQ, via the coding sequence ATGAAACAAAAAGTATTAATTGTTGGTGCAGGTGAAGGCGGGAGCGCACTGCTGAATCTGTTACAAAGTTCGAATATATTTCAAATTATAGGGATTATTGATATAAATCCGTTGGCAAAAGGACTACAAATTGCTAAGGAATACGGGATTGCAATTGGAGAAAGTGTAACTCCATTTCTTTCTATGCATATCGATGTAATATTTGATATGACAGGTGAAGATGATGTGCATAAGGTTTTATTGGAAAAAAAGAAAAAAGACACTCTTCTTATACCAGGTGATATCGCAAAAATTGTTACAGGATTAGCGCATGAGAAGGAAGGGCTAATTGGGCGATTAGAGGAACAAACGCAACAAGGAGAATTAATTTTAAATTCTACACATGATGGCATGATCGTAATTGATCGAGAGGGACAAGTTCGTCTTTTTAATAAAAGTGCAGAGCGTATTATCGGATATAAAAAAGAAGAGGCGATAGGAAAATATATTTTAGAAGTCATTCCAACTAGTAAATTACTTCGCATTATACGTACGAAACAAATAGAAGTAAATTATGAACTAACATTAGAGAATGGAAAGAAAATTATTACAACGCGTATACCGATATTAAAAGAGGGCGGAGAGGTACAAGGGGCATTTGCAATTTTTAAAGATATAACAGAAGTTGTAGATTTAGCGGAAGAAGTTACAGATTTAAAGGAAATTCAAACACTATTAGAGGCAATTATTAACTCATCTGAAGAAGCAATTTCGGTTGTGGATGAAAAAGGAAGAGGTTTAGTCATTAACCCGGCATATACGAAATTAACGGGTTTAACAGAAGAAGATATTATTGGGAAGCCTGCTACAACTGATATTGTAGAAGGCGAAAGTATGCATATGAAAGTACTTCGAACGCGTCGTGCGGTGCGCGGAATACATATGAAGATTGGGCAAAAAAAGCGCGATGTAATTGTAAACGTGGCACCAGTCATTGTGGATGGAATATTGAAAGGAAGCGTCGGCGTTATCCGTGACGTGTCGGAAATTCAAAAGTTAACAAATGGATTGAATAGAGCAAGGCGAATTATTCGCACATTAGAAGCGAAATATTCATTTGATGATATTGTCGGGAATTCAGATGAAACAACGGCAGCTATCGAACAGGCGAAGCTAGGAGCAAATACACCAGCAACAGTACTGTTACGCGGTGAATCTGGGACTGGTAAAGAATTGTTTGCACATGCAATCCATAATGGAAGTAATCGAAAATACAATAAGTTCGTCCGTGTAAACTGTGCGGCCATTTCGGAGACGTTGTTAGAAAGTGAATTATTTGGTTATGAGGAAGGGGCGTTTTCTGGAGCGAAAAGAGGCGGGAAACGTGGGTTCTTTGAGGAAGCAAATAACGGTAGTATTTTTTTAGATGAAATAGGGGAGTTATCTGCAAATACACAAGCGAAACTCCTTCGTGTACTGCAGGAAAAAGAAATTGTAAAAGTTGGTGGAACGAAAGCGATACCTATTAATGTTCGAGTAATTGCAGCGACGCATGTGAATTTAGAAAAGGCTATTCTAGAAGGGAAGTTTAGGGAGGATTTATATTATCGATTAAATAAAATCCCAATTCAAATTCCATCTCTTCGTCAACGTAAAGGAGATATACCGACAATTGCGGACAGATTGATTCAAAAAATTAATCAAGATTACGGTCGTAATGTAGAAGGGCTCACTGATTCAGCCATTTTATATTTACAATCATACGAATGGCCAGGGAATGTGAGGGAACTTGAAAATATTCTGGGAAGAGCTATTATCTTTATGAATTATAACGAGACCTATATTGATGTACACCATTTACCGCCATTACATAACGAAGAGCAGGTGGAGTCAAAGCAATCTCATTTATTACCTGAATTAGAAGAAAAGCCACTTGAACATTTAGTGACAGAGTTTGAAGGGAATATTATTCATGAATATTTGGAGAGATTTGATGGGAATAAAACGCAAACTGCAAAAGCGTTAGGAATTTCCGTTCGAAATTTATATTACAAGCTAGAAAAGTATGACCATGCAAAAAATAGCATGCAATAA
- a CDS encoding DUF2627 domain-containing protein yields the protein MQRYVALLLALIPISLAVFGIKLMRDTVFGILFPPISILWLQFLIGALCFGLGFYIFRGFVLHRNRKRNKVQARFRR from the coding sequence ATGCAGCGTTACGTTGCTCTACTATTAGCACTCATCCCTATTTCATTAGCTGTGTTTGGTATAAAGTTAATGAGAGATACTGTATTCGGGATTCTATTTCCACCAATCTCTATACTGTGGTTACAATTTTTAATCGGCGCTCTCTGCTTCGGGCTCGGGTTTTATATCTTCCGTGGCTTCGTCTTGCACCGAAACCGTAAACGAAATAAAGTACAAGCTCGCTTTAGAAGATAG
- a CDS encoding glycerophosphodiester phosphodiesterase: protein MTLIFAHRGAAGTYPENTMISFEAAESFRADGIELDVQLTKDGKVVVIHDETVDRTTNGKGAVRNYVYEDLCKLDASYKFGDKVGFCKIPLLEEVLEWLEQTSLLLNIELKNNKIPYRGLEEEVITLVRKFSLEDRVIFSSFNHYSMKRCHMMAPDIQTAILYREGLHSPWAYAKKMGATAVHPNYRYLQDAIAELTMESGVEVRPYTINEETLMRKYFDMNISAIITDYPETARTLMPIKK, encoded by the coding sequence ATGACTCTTATATTTGCACATCGTGGTGCGGCTGGAACGTACCCAGAAAATACAATGATTTCATTTGAAGCGGCTGAGTCTTTTAGAGCGGATGGAATTGAACTTGATGTTCAATTAACGAAAGATGGAAAAGTTGTCGTCATTCATGATGAAACGGTGGACCGGACAACAAATGGAAAAGGCGCGGTTCGGAATTATGTATATGAGGACTTATGCAAGTTAGATGCAAGTTATAAATTTGGTGATAAAGTAGGTTTTTGTAAAATACCACTTTTAGAAGAGGTATTAGAATGGCTTGAACAAACGAGTTTGCTACTTAATATTGAACTTAAAAATAATAAAATTCCATACAGAGGTTTAGAGGAAGAAGTTATAACGCTTGTGCGGAAATTTAGTCTAGAGGATCGTGTTATATTTTCTTCGTTTAATCACTACAGTATGAAACGGTGCCATATGATGGCTCCTGATATTCAAACAGCAATTTTATATCGCGAAGGTTTGCATAGTCCGTGGGCATACGCGAAAAAAATGGGGGCTACAGCAGTACATCCGAATTATCGTTACCTTCAAGATGCTATTGCCGAACTAACGATGGAAAGTGGTGTAGAGGTTCGCCCTTATACAATTAATGAAGAAACGCTTATGCGTAAATATTTTGATATGAATATATCGGCGATTATTACTGATTACCCTGAAACGGCAAGAACGTTAATGCCAATAAAAAAATGA
- a CDS encoding YycC family protein has protein sequence MRPLQISPDTAVRLSKALGVPLEQLMHMPQHILIQKLVELEKQNKDEE, from the coding sequence ATGAGACCATTACAAATCTCTCCAGATACTGCAGTCCGCTTATCAAAAGCACTAGGTGTTCCACTTGAACAACTCATGCATATGCCGCAGCACATTTTAATTCAAAAGCTAGTTGAATTAGAAAAACAAAATAAAGACGAAGAATAA
- a CDS encoding PRK06770 family protein — MENKISTWLGIVAAMGVLAIAVTFGMLELADNPVDKEVSAQIDKKEDQTIVGREVDGVFVDVYVTENSTESEVITAMHRMTHQKVVAERKSGSIPMIQSNAKKLKEIINKSSFTKKNELLAIADRWAKKDFSKIVEDHNYFSDAQEDSVCKVTRAMDALEEQHYILTTFGEGKAKELYESGDAPHVQ; from the coding sequence ATGGAAAATAAAATTTCAACTTGGCTAGGAATAGTAGCAGCTATGGGAGTTCTTGCTATTGCAGTTACATTTGGAATGTTAGAACTTGCAGATAATCCAGTAGATAAAGAAGTGAGCGCTCAAATAGATAAAAAAGAAGACCAAACAATAGTAGGTAGAGAGGTGGATGGGGTCTTTGTTGATGTGTATGTTACTGAAAATTCTACTGAAAGCGAAGTCATTACAGCGATGCATCGCATGACTCATCAAAAAGTGGTGGCAGAACGAAAATCGGGCTCTATCCCAATGATTCAAAGTAATGCTAAAAAATTAAAAGAAATTATAAATAAGAGTAGCTTTACGAAGAAAAATGAACTTTTAGCAATTGCTGATAGATGGGCGAAAAAAGATTTTAGTAAAATTGTAGAAGATCACAATTATTTCTCGGATGCTCAAGAAGATAGCGTTTGTAAAGTAACTAGAGCAATGGATGCGTTAGAAGAGCAACATTATATTTTAACTACATTCGGGGAGGGAAAAGCGAAAGAACTATACGAATCAGGGGATGCTCCGCACGTTCAATAA